The Chryseolinea soli nucleotide sequence TTCGCTCAGTTTCTTTAGAGCATCGAATCGTAAATGCGCCATAGGTGGTTGTAATTTTGATCTATTTGTTTCCAAATCTATCGGAATTTTCGAGACACCGTTAAAAACGCAACCACAATTTTAATTTTTTGTTAAGAACACGTTTGCGCTGGGGTTATTTTTTAAGGGGCAGGATGGATTTTTGGGAGTTTCGGCAGTCGGGAGCGGGGGGTTCAGGAGCCAGAATCCAGGAGCCAGTATGTGGGATTCGGTATTCGGTAGCCAGTAGTCAGTAGTCAGTAGCCAGTCGCTTGTGGTCAGGAGTTTGGGTGTCGTGAGGGAGGATTGAGCAAACCGTGGGGTTAGGGTGCTTGCTTAGCGGGTGTTATGTTTTTGTTACGGGGGATCGGAGTCTTTTGGTGGTGTGGCTGTTTTTGTGAATGGCTTTCCATCTGGCAAAATCATTATATTTCGCGATTATACCTGTCCTGTCCTATGAAATTGGCCAAACGGATCTTCTTCTTGTCGCTCATTGCTTTCGTGTTTTCCGGTTGTGATTTTATCAGAAATGCATTCGATTACACCGATACGACGGAGGGCTTTGTTAACTGTCTGTTACAGGGGAATTATGATAAAAGCCTGGAATACATGGCCCTGGATCATGAGATGGCCAGGAACACCAACCCGGACACGCTGAAAGCTGGCTTGGCGAAATTCCGGAATGTGTTGGTTGAAAGCTTCGGGACGGAACTGACGTATAGCCTGGTGACGGCGGAGAAGAAATTCTCTACCAACGCCAGCGAAAACACACCGCCCCATACCACCGTGGCTTTTGTTCAGTTTGCAAACCAGAAAAAATTTGGGGTCTTCCGGATTCTCTTTGATGATACGTCTAAAAAGATCCTGAACATCAACATTTCAGGCAAACCAAAAGACATCCCCAGTATGATTCCCTTTTGGGCCATTGTCTTGTTGGCGCTCACCATTCCCGCGTTCAATATTTACGTGATCGTGCAGATCAAAAGAAGCACATGGAATCGAAAATGGTTAAAATATCTGGCCGTAGCCCTGCTCAATGCACCCACCATTACTTATTCGGCGATGAGTGTCGTTTCCTTTAAATTACTTTTTTTCCAGTTCCTCTTGGGTATATCGGTGAGTACCATGGGTTATCAGGGTTCCGTCGTTTCGGTGGGCATACCGTTGGGTGGATTGTATTGGCTGTGGAAGCTGAAGAAGCAAGGGCAAGACAACTCCTCGTCGCCGTCCCCAACACCGGACGAGATCAGCCCGGTAAATAGCGTGGACCAATCCCCTGCCAATAGCTAGGACACTGTCAATTTGCTTCTACCCTACGACTCTTCACCTCGTCAAAGCGATCATCATAGGCAGGCTGAAGCGTTCCCATCCAACGGTCCCACCAGAGAAAATAGAGTCCGTAGTTGCCTTGGAACGTTTGGTGGTGGAGGTTGTGGTTCACAGAGGTGTTGATCCATTTTCCAACGATGCTTTTTGAAAATCCTTTCGGGTAAAGCTCATAGCCGAGGTGGCCATATACATTATAGACCATCATAAACAACAGAAAAATGGCGATGGCCAATGGATGCACGGGGAACAGGAACGCAATAAAAGCGATGACACTTCCCTCGATGACCGACTCGATCGGGTGGAATGCCATGGCCGCCCACGGGGATGGGTTGGTCGATAAATGGTGGACACGGTGGACGATCTTGTAGACGCTTTTGCGATGCATCCAACGGTGGGTCCAGTAGAAGTAGGCGTCGTGGAAGAGGATCATCAGGAAGATGCTGAAGATGAAATAACCCGTGCCATAGTCGCCGATCTTCCAATAGGTTTGGGTGTATTTTACGAATGGGGTGCCAAACACGCCATAGCCGATCAGGGCAAAGACAACGGCCGTGATGAGGGAGTAGCCGATCTCCCGGTAGTAGTCGCCGTTGGCCGGCAGCTTTTGCTGGATCTTTTTGTAGAAGACCTTTTTCCGGAAGATCACATAATAGAGCAGGAAGCCCAGCGAGGCCAGGAAAACATAGCGAAAGAGGATCACCAGGAGGATGGTCCAGAAGTGTTTGTCGGCCGTGAAATAGGTGGAGACCATACCTAAAGATAACGCTAACCCCCGGTTAGAAGGTTAGCGTTATGGTATGGATTTTTGAATATTTTCTAGCTGGATTTCTTCACCGAGCCGCCGCTGCTGGAGTCGGTTATGGATTTGTTGGGGTTGCCGCGGTAGCGGATGCTGCCGCCGCTGCTGGCCTTGGCGGTGAGGGCGTTGGTCACATTGATGCGGATCGAGCCGGCGCTGCTGGCCCCTGCGGTCACGTCCTCGGCTTCCAGGTCGTAGGCGTCGATTTCCCCGGCGCTACTGGCGTCAACGTTGAGGGATTTCGCCTTGCCTTTTATTTCGGCCTCACCGGCGCTCGAAGCACTGATGTCCACGCTTTCGGCGTTCACCGTCACTTCTACGTTACCGGCGCTGGACGTGCTGATCTCCAGGTTGGAAGCCTGGATAGTGCCCTCGGAATAGATGCTGCCGGCCGAGCTGGCCGATAGCTTGTCGATCTTGACATAGGTGACATATACTTTCACGGTGCCGTGGCGGCTCCCGTGATTTCCATCGCGCATGTGCACTTTCAAGTAACTCCCCGAGACCTCCGTCATTACGTCTTCGGGCCTGATGCCGCCGTCCGTTTCCACCCGCGCACTTTCCTTATCACCTTTGGTCAGGTAGACGTCGACACCTTCGGCCACCTTCACACCCGAAAAACTACCCAAGGCGCGGGTCTGCGATTGCGCCTGGATTAGGGTGGTCGACCCGACAAGTAAGATTATAGCCCATAAATTCTTCATATAGCAATGATATTTAACCTAAAGACCGGGCGCAAATATAAGGGTTGCATCCCGGCCAGATGTGGCAAATTATTTTGTCGATGTACGAAAACATCGTATTTTACAGTAAAAATGAATGTACATTTTCTAACATTTGTACTCCAAAAACAAACTGAGCCTCATGATTTTTGACAAGAAAGCAGAATTAAACGTTCTGATCAACCTCGCCGCCAGCGATAGCAACGTGGCCTCGCGCGAATCCAAACTGATCCATACCATCGGCAAAGCCAACGGCATCAGCAAAGAAGAAGTGGACGCCATGCTGGCAAGCCCCAAACCCATTGGCAGTATTGATACGTTAACCAACGATGAGAAGTTCGAACATCTCTACTACCTCATCCAACTCATGAAAATGGACGGACAGGTATTCCGCAGCGAGATCGTTTTCTGCGAACACATCGCCGAAAAACTCGGCTTCAAGAAAGGCGTGGTAGCCGAAGTTTCCCAACACGTTTACAGCGACCCGACCATCACCGCCGACCGCGATATGGTGAAGACGAAAGCCATGAAATTTTTGAAAGTATAATTCGCTTTTACATAAGACATGAAAAAGGAAGGTTAACGCCTTCCTTTTTTTATGGCTGTTCTGCCGTCTTGGTTTCCTGGATTAGGTTATGCATTGATTTCGGGTAGCGACGGCTGTTTAAGGCTTCGCATACGCCACCTTCCCTCCCACGATCGTCATCGCGATCTCTGTCTTCAAAAGATCATTCTCCGGGACGGTCATGATGTCCTGCGAAAAAACTGTAAAGTCCGCCAGCTTGCCTGGAGCAATGGAGCCTTTCATGTTTTCCTGGAACGCACCATACGCCGCGTCGAGCGTGTAGGAACGCAAGGCCTGTTCACGCGTCATTTTCTCAGCGGGCTCATAGCCGCCTTCCGGCTCACCCTTCAATGTCTTGCGCGTGACGGAAGCATAAAAGCAAGCGATCGGATTGAGCGGCTCAACCGGTGCGTCGGTACCGTTCACGATCTTTGCGCCCGACTTCAGCAGCGACTGCCACATGTAGGCTCCCTCCTTGATCCGCTTCTCCCCCAGCCGGTCGATGGCCCAGGGCCGGTCCGACGACATGTGGATGGCCTGCATGGCAGCAATCACCCCAAGCTGGGCAAAGCGTGGTAAATCCTTTGGGTCGATGTGTTGGGCGTGTTCGATGCGGAAGCGATGGTCTTTCGCCTTCGCGGGATTTTCGGCAAAGGCTTTTTCATAACGGTCCAGCACTTCGCGGTTGGCCCGGTCGCCGATGGCGTGGGAGCACACCTGGAAGCCGGCCTGTAGCGCGATCTGCGAGGTCTTCAACACGGTGTCCATAGACAACGTAGCCATCCCCGAAAAATCGGGGCGGTCGGTGTAGGGTGCCAGCAGCCATGCGCCACGCGAACCCAGCGCCCCATCGCAGTGCAACTTGATGGACCGTATGGTGAGCCAACCGGTCGTGTCGATCTCCGGACCTTTTTTTATCCACTCATAGATCAGGTTACGGTCGGGACCTTCGATCATCGCATAGAGACGCACGCTCAGCTTTCCCTCGTTTTTGAATTGGTGAAACAGCTCCAGGCTCTCGCGCGACGCGCCGGCATCGTGAAAGCCCGTGAGGCCGTTGCGCAGACAGGCTTTCAAGGCCAGGTCCAGGGCTCGCGCGTCGGTCTCGCGGTTGGCGGCGGGGAAGTGGTCGGTGATGAGGGATTGGGCGCGTTCGCTGAACAAGCCCGTGGGGTTGCCCATTTCGTCGCGCAAGATCTCGCCGCCTTCGTTTTGTTCTTTCTTCAGTTTCTCGACCGAAAGCTGGTTCACGCCGGCGATCTCCATGGCCTTGGCGTTGGCAAACCCCGCGTGGCCACTGGCATGCTGGAGAAACACGGGGTTGTTGGGCGACACCGCGCTAAGGGCCTGGTGCAGGGGAAAACCTTTCACCATTTTTCCGGGCTTCACCTCCCATTTGTCCTGGTGCCATCCACGGCCCACGATCCATTGACCCGGCTGCGCTTTGCTGACGGCGTCCTTCACGCGGGCCACGATCTCGTCAAAGCTTTTCACATCCATCAGGTCGAGGTTCAACTCGTTGTAACCCACGCCCATAATGTGCCCGTGGCCTTCGATGAAGCCCGGGGTGAGGGTCTTGCCTTCGAGGTTGATAACCGTTGTCTTCTCGCCGATGCGTTCGCGCGCCTCTTTTTCCGTCCCTGCAAAAACGATCCTGTCGCCCGTCACCGCCACGGCTTCTACCTGGGGATGAGCGTCTTCCATCGTATAGATCTTTCCGCCGAGGATCACGGTATCGGCCGGTGTTTGTTTTTTGCCACACGAAAAAGCGACGGCGGCAAGGACGAGGATGAAGAGTGAGTTCCGCATAGTGCGTTAGGTTTCAGTTTAGGTTGAGACGCTGGCGCGTTTCACGCCAAGGTTAAGCAGAATTTATGGCAGAAGTAAATGCTTCTTATCTTGCCGGACAAATTCCGGGATCAAAATTTCAAAGGGCCGATCCCGGGATCAACGTTTTAAAAACTAAACTTATGAAACTTCTGCGGGGACTGTCTTTCCTTTTTGTGCTGGCGTGTTCAACGGTGCAGGCACAACAATTCGGGCTATCGTTCTCTTACTTCATTCCCAAGAACGGTTATTTCTCCACGCCCATCAGCCCATTCTCCATCCGGGGCCTGGGCTTTGACATCAACCGGTTCCTGGCCATCGAAACGGGTGGGTCGCTCTATCGCATGTCGGGCCTCGGCGTGAAAGACCTTCCCTTCGAAACCAAAGACGCCATCGTGGGACCGAACTTTACCGTGCTCGTGCCTGTAGAGCTGGTGATCCAACTAAAAGGTTCGCGCGTCGAGTTCGACATCAAAGGTGGCGCGTTCGGCTTCTACGGCTTCAGTCAAAAAATCAACTACGGCAACCTGGACCGGGCTATACGCAAAGACATGAACTGGCAAGTCGTGAACAGCGACTTCAGCTTCAAAAATAAACCGGGCTGGGGTTATCACGCCGGTGCAGAGCTGACGGTCTATGTTACCCAACAAGTGGGCGTATCCTTGGAAACCAACTACCTGATGGGCCAGTCAAAATTCCCGATGACCGGAAGCTTCACCGGTGGCAATACTACGTTGGAGACTCGCCAAGTTTCTTATAATGACGCGAAGATCGATTTGACAGGGTTGGAGTTTTCGATTGGGCTGATCTTTGATTCGGGGCAAGGGAAAGCAGGGCCGCCGAAGAAAAAACGGAGACGGCGGTAGCTTCACCGCAGAGACCAAAGGCGCAAAGGAGGAAATACTTACCAACTCGCGAAAGATCGGGGTAGACTACAATCCTTGGATAATCGTATGAATGATCCTAATTTAGAGGAGGAGCAATAGGCCAATGTTGGCGCCTATCGATTAAAGTATACCACCATAAAATCACCAGGCGTTGGCCGTAATTTTTTTATGAAAAGGTTGTTTACATATCTAGCTCTGTTTTTCTCAAGTGCATCATTGGTGGCCCAAAGTAATAGTTGTCTAAAAAAAACTAAGGCGCTTGAAATTGCCTATCAATCTAAATCAGTCAAACTCTTGACTGATTTCCTGGAAGATTGGCACAAAGCTTCCATACAACAATTAAAAGCGCCACAAAAAAAGGATTCGCTCACAGAAATCATTTACTCAATTCACCGAGGGCTGTTTGATCCGTTTGACTATACAAAATTTGGATGGGTCGAGTGGGGGAATCGAACGTGGTTCACCGGGTCAAGATTTATTCTGATACAGGATATGATCCCATATGCGACCCGTTGTGACATTGACATT carries:
- a CDS encoding amidohydrolase, with translation MRNSLFILVLAAVAFSCGKKQTPADTVILGGKIYTMEDAHPQVEAVAVTGDRIVFAGTEKEARERIGEKTTVINLEGKTLTPGFIEGHGHIMGVGYNELNLDLMDVKSFDEIVARVKDAVSKAQPGQWIVGRGWHQDKWEVKPGKMVKGFPLHQALSAVSPNNPVFLQHASGHAGFANAKAMEIAGVNQLSVEKLKKEQNEGGEILRDEMGNPTGLFSERAQSLITDHFPAANRETDARALDLALKACLRNGLTGFHDAGASRESLELFHQFKNEGKLSVRLYAMIEGPDRNLIYEWIKKGPEIDTTGWLTIRSIKLHCDGALGSRGAWLLAPYTDRPDFSGMATLSMDTVLKTSQIALQAGFQVCSHAIGDRANREVLDRYEKAFAENPAKAKDHRFRIEHAQHIDPKDLPRFAQLGVIAAMQAIHMSSDRPWAIDRLGEKRIKEGAYMWQSLLKSGAKIVNGTDAPVEPLNPIACFYASVTRKTLKGEPEGGYEPAEKMTREQALRSYTLDAAYGAFQENMKGSIAPGKLADFTVFSQDIMTVPENDLLKTEIAMTIVGGKVAYAKP
- a CDS encoding head GIN domain-containing protein, with translation MKNLWAIILLVGSTTLIQAQSQTRALGSFSGVKVAEGVDVYLTKGDKESARVETDGGIRPEDVMTEVSGSYLKVHMRDGNHGSRHGTVKVYVTYVKIDKLSASSAGSIYSEGTIQASNLEISTSSAGNVEVTVNAESVDISASSAGEAEIKGKAKSLNVDASSAGEIDAYDLEAEDVTAGASSAGSIRINVTNALTAKASSGGSIRYRGNPNKSITDSSSGGSVKKSS
- a CDS encoding TerB family tellurite resistance protein, with product MIFDKKAELNVLINLAASDSNVASRESKLIHTIGKANGISKEEVDAMLASPKPIGSIDTLTNDEKFEHLYYLIQLMKMDGQVFRSEIVFCEHIAEKLGFKKGVVAEVSQHVYSDPTITADRDMVKTKAMKFLKV
- a CDS encoding sterol desaturase family protein, which translates into the protein MVSTYFTADKHFWTILLVILFRYVFLASLGFLLYYVIFRKKVFYKKIQQKLPANGDYYREIGYSLITAVVFALIGYGVFGTPFVKYTQTYWKIGDYGTGYFIFSIFLMILFHDAYFYWTHRWMHRKSVYKIVHRVHHLSTNPSPWAAMAFHPIESVIEGSVIAFIAFLFPVHPLAIAIFLLFMMVYNVYGHLGYELYPKGFSKSIVGKWINTSVNHNLHHQTFQGNYGLYFLWWDRWMGTLQPAYDDRFDEVKSRRVEAN